Proteins co-encoded in one Conger conger chromosome 4, fConCon1.1, whole genome shotgun sequence genomic window:
- the mcmdc2 gene encoding minichromosome maintenance domain-containing protein 2, producing the protein MAELLEMKEAIVSYLDRSGGLIQFVEDCKRYNDSPQSEAVYRFCIRVNPTDLIELDAWLADCLLHDPFRATALFQSVCFLSIKTLSLIENIHTENQVNVVLKLTHLPPFPEYFLDLCKFPRGYGPMRPVAMEGLTVAMTRITKYTQGARFLCTDDGCPFSRAGLLSVPGFHHIRVHAPGATESVTVRSGFTCALCSTPLKEDVKFRVLGDKQLVEMVPAQALDVLSVHTPCSFRYQSVTLFLRDELCNSMRMGRLYRVVGIPAHVHQWPNITWSVEANTVEPWTPEHPSFVSSNFQALLAASACSPWRFTAILANTFGSPVVPPGLYSTLKLALLLSLVQTSEDDPDSLNYLDVLALTNDTLIIERLMAYSLGLAGRGIRHQVTGELFASLSRDEHGTGAANVHAGSALLASGGVCLLGDLASYRKDKMEALQSALETRTAALFIPGKKYGEDADQQLSFPIQCNFWALGDITAGTKRSLICDSAILGTAEMGSVPAQVAEAFSLLVQCRDVGRDRALLPLVVHTLRLAVRPGEPLYPACMQFTTRDYQELLAQARGLQVVLSPEAEKLIHGYYMASRRVRSDSTQGSSLSVASVRHLVSLAEAHSKLSLRRVVLEEDAVVAVLLCENSVTLKHGASALVIPPDALFPCDLRDLDSLHRRDLTLEQLHQQILQFVFAYAPGAAGYITEE; encoded by the exons ATGGCGGAGCTCCTTGAAATGAAGGAGGCGATTGTTTCTTATTTGGACCGAAGTGGGGGCCTTATTCAGTTTGTGGAAGACTGTAAACGTTACAACG ACTCTCCACAGAGTGAGGCAGTGTATCGTTTCTGCATACGGGTGAATCCCACTGATCTGATTGAGTTGGATGCTTGGCTGGCGGACTGCCTATTACATGATCCATTCAGAGCCACTGCCCTCTTTCAGTCT GTGTGCTTTCTGtcaatcaagacattatcactcattgaaaatatacacacGGAAAACCAG GTGAATGTTGTATTGAAGCTGACGCACTTGCCGCCATTTCCTGAGTATTTCCTGGACCTCTGCAAGTTCCCACGTGGGTATGGCCCCATGCGGCCCGTCGCCATGGAGGGCCTCACGGTCGCCATGACGCGCATCACCAAGTACACTCAGGGGGCTAGGTTCCTCTGCACCGACGACGGCTGCCCCTTTTCCAGAG CAGGGCTCCTCTCTGTCCCAGGCTTCCACCACATCAGAGTGCACGCCCCAGGAGCCACGGAGTCCGTCACAGTGAGGAGCGGCTTCACCTGTGCGCTCTGCTCCACGCCTCTCAAAGAGGACGTCAAGTTCAGAGTGCTGGGGG ACAAGCAGCTGGTGGAGATGGTCCCAGCCCAGGCACTGGATGTGCTCAGTGTTCACACGCCCTGCTCCTTCAGGTACCAGTCTGTGACCTTGTTCCTCAGAG ATGAACTGTGCAACTCCATGAGAATGGGCCGGCTCTACAGGGTGGTTGGGATACCAGCGCATGTACACCAGTGGCCAAACATCACCTGGAGCGTAGAGGCCAACACCGTTGAGCCTTGGACACCAGAAC ACCCCAGCTTTGTGAGCAGTAACTTCCAGGCTCTGCTAGCAGCCTCCGCCTGCTCCCCCTGGAGGTTCACTGCCATCCTGGCCAACACGTTCGGGTCACCGGTGGTTCCACCGGGCCTGTACAGCACCCTGAAGCTGGCCCTGCTGCTGAGCCTGGTCCAGACCAGTGAGGATGACCCAGACTCGCTGAACTACCTGGATGTCTTGGCACTGACCAATGACACTCTCATAATAGAAAG GCTAATGGCCTATAGCCTGGGACTGGCGGGTCGGGGGATACGGCACCAGGTGACGGGGGAGCTGTTTGCATCCCTGTCCAGAGACGAGCATGGGACAGGGGCCGCCAACGTGCACGCAGGCTCTGCCCTGCTGGCCAGCGGGGGCGTTTGCCTGCTGGGGGACCTGGCCTCCTACAGGAAGGACAAGATGGAGGCGCTGCAGTCAG CTCTGGAGACCAGGACCGCGGCCCTGTTCATCCCAGGGAAGAAGTACGGAGAGGACGCCGACCAGCAGCTCTCCTTTCCCATCCAGTGCAACTTCTGGGCTCTGGGCGACATCACCGCGGGCACAAAGAGGTCCCTCATCTGTGACAGCGCTATTCTGGGGACAGCG GAAATGGGATCGGTTCCTGCCCAGGTCGCTGAGGCCTTTAGCCTGCTGGTCCAGTGTCGTGACGTGGGCAGGGATCGTGCTCTACTGCCCCTAGTGGTCCACACCCTGAGGCTGGCTGTTCGGCCTGGGGAGCCCCTCTACCCCGCCTGCATGCAGTTTACCACACGGGACTACCAGGAG CTCTTGGCTCAGGCGCGGGGCCTGCAGGTGGTCCTGAGCCCTGAGGCAGAGAAGCTGATTCACGGATACTACATGGCCAGCCGCAGGGTGCGCTCAGACTCCACACAGGGCTCCTCGCTGTCTGTGGCCTCTGTCAGACACCT GGTTTCCCTGGCCGAGGCTCACAGCAAGCTGAGTCTCAGGAGAGTGGTGCTAGAGGAGGATGCGGTGGTGGCGGTGCTGCTGTGTGAGAACTCTGTTACCCTGAAGCACG
- the sgk3 gene encoding serine/threonine-protein kinase Sgk3: MEEHASCPNVSIPCYNEQRDKKKRFTVYKVMVSVGRHEWFVFRRYAEFDKLHNALRKQFPSMNLKIPAKRIFGDNFEPGFIKQRRTGLHEFIQRLVTNPQLSSHPDVRDFLQMDKSKNLSDASEDEDDKKSSTSRNINLGPFGNPLAKPTDFDFLKVIGKGSFGKVFLAKRKMDGKFYAVKVLQKRVILNRREQKHIMAERNVLLKNVKHPFLVGLHYSFQTTDKLYFVLDFVNGGELFFHLQRERTFTESRAKFYVAEISSALGYLHSLNIVYRDLKPENILLDQEGHVVLTDFGLCKEGISQADTTTTFCGTPEYLAPEVLRKQPYDNTVDWWCLGSVLYEMLFGLPPFYSRDTHEMYDNILHKTLLMRPGASGSAWSILQALLEKDRTKRLGSREDFIEIKSHSFFSSINWDDLEHKRIPPPFNPNVNSQYDLTNFDTEFTEETVPHSVCYSTEHAIVNASVMEADDAFVGFSYAPPSDDAFM; encoded by the exons ATGGAGGAGCACGCCAGCTGTCCCAACGTCAGCATCCCCTGCTACAACGAGCAGAGGGACAAGAAGAAGCGCTTCACC gTTTACAAAGTGATGGTCAGCGTTGGAAGGCACGAATGGTTCGTCTTCAGGAGATATGCAGAGTTCGACAAACTCCACAACGCG TTAAGAAAGCAGTTTCCTTCCATGAACCTGAAGATCCCAGCTAAGAGAATATTTGGGGACAATTTTGAGCCAG GGTTTATAAAACAAAGAAGAACTGGACTGCATGAATTCATCCAGAGACTAGTCACCAATCCCCAGCTTAGTAGCCA TCCTGATGTCCGAGACTTTCTTCAGATGGACAAATCCAAAAACCTCTCGGACGCCTCAGAGGACGAAGATGATAAA aaAAGTTCTACCTCCAGAAATATTAACCTGGGACCCTTTGGAAACCCCCT tGCGAAGCCCACAGACTTTGACTTCCTGAAAGTAATTGGGAAGGGAAGTTTTGGCAAG GTATTTCTCGCCAAACGCAAGATGGACGGGAAGTTCTATGCAGTCAAGGTCTTGCAGAAGAGAGTGATTTTGAACAGGAGAGAG CAAAAACACATTATGGCCGAACGCAACGTCCTCCTGAAGAACGTCAAGCATCCCTTTTTGGTGGGACTGCATTATTCATTCCAGACTACAGACAAACTCTACTTTGTCTTGGACTTTGTCAATGGTGGAGAG CTTTTCTTCCACCTCCAAAGAGAACGGACCTTTACAGAATCCAGAGCCAAGTTTTATGTTGCAGAAATATCAAGCGCGCTGGGCTATTTGCATTCCCTAAACATTGTTTACAG GGATTTGAAACCAGAAAATATTCTACTTGACCAAGAA GGACATGTAGTCTTAACTGACTTTGGACTTTGTAAAGAGGGTATCTCCCAAGCTGATACCACAACCACATTCTGTGGGACACCAGAG TATCTAGCCCCAGAGGTCCTGAGGAAGCAGCCATATGACAACACAGTGGACTGGTGGTGCCTGGGCTCAGTCCTTTACGAGATGCTCTTTGGCCTG CCTCCGTTCTACAGCAGGGACACCCACGAGATGTACGACAACATCCTTCACAAAACGCTGCTGATGCGGCCAGGGGCGTCCGGCAGTGCCTGGTCGATCCTGCAGGCTCTCCTGGAGAAGGACCGGACCAAGAGGCTAGGCTCCAGAGAAGACTTT ATTGAGATCAAAAGTCACAGTTTCTTTTCCTCTATCAACTGGGATGACCTAGAACATAAAAGGATTCCACCCCCATTCAATCCAAATGTG AATTCTCAGTATGACCTTACAAACTTTGATACAGAATTCACAGAGGAAACCGTTCCACACTCCGTCTGCTACTCCACCGAACATGCCATTGTCAATGCCAGTGTCATGGAGGCTGATGATGCCTTTGTGGGATTTTCTTATGCCCCGCCCTCAGATGACGCCTTCATGTAG